The Geobacillus stearothermophilus ATCC 12980 genome contains a region encoding:
- a CDS encoding helix-turn-helix domain-containing protein, translating to MKLGDYVKLARLMKGLTQEEAADGIISVSYLSKIENNQATPSKDVLDLLFRRLGICQGEGKTAASWRESVMDWYKTMVAREVQAAREKHETVRQLCQESNDIEAAIYFQLMYVRYLLLLRDVKGAEAAARSVQEWYEALDDAMRYYYWKFLGLLYYCQEKYDDALQCYQKAERLSGEERRPGWEKADLDYLLALSYSRTWNVFSCLRYAEQALALSQAEYDLRRSAECHILLAICYRRCGEIDKAVDHCLLAQKAARMVDDRRLLGIVEHNLGHLKGMKRQYREAVQHYENSLIYKEDAPLDARLITLLSLVRVHCDAKHYRKASMAVEEGWKQLEQAPNGASEHYEYYLHFSIYRLLLSGEGEAFERLLKHEAIPYFQRRKEYEDAACYAEYLADYYARLRQYKQAAHYYRLSCELLRKRERR from the coding sequence TTGAAACTGGGCGATTATGTGAAATTGGCCCGCTTGATGAAGGGGTTGACTCAAGAGGAGGCGGCGGACGGTATCATTTCGGTCTCGTATTTGTCGAAAATTGAAAACAATCAAGCCACGCCGAGCAAAGACGTGCTTGACCTGCTGTTCCGCCGGCTCGGCATCTGTCAAGGTGAAGGCAAAACGGCCGCTTCATGGCGTGAATCGGTGATGGACTGGTACAAAACGATGGTGGCCAGAGAGGTGCAAGCCGCCCGCGAGAAGCATGAAACGGTGAGGCAGCTGTGCCAGGAGAGCAACGATATCGAAGCGGCGATTTACTTCCAATTGATGTACGTCCGGTATTTGCTGCTGCTTCGCGATGTCAAAGGGGCTGAGGCGGCGGCGCGGAGCGTACAGGAGTGGTATGAGGCGCTCGATGATGCGATGCGCTACTACTATTGGAAGTTTTTGGGGCTTCTCTATTATTGTCAAGAAAAATACGACGATGCTTTGCAATGCTACCAAAAGGCAGAACGGTTGTCGGGGGAGGAACGCCGGCCGGGCTGGGAGAAGGCGGATTTGGATTATTTGTTGGCGCTTTCATACAGCCGGACGTGGAACGTGTTTTCGTGCCTCCGCTATGCCGAGCAGGCCTTGGCGCTCAGTCAGGCGGAGTACGATTTGCGCCGCAGCGCTGAATGCCATATTTTGCTCGCGATTTGCTACCGGCGCTGCGGGGAGATCGACAAAGCGGTCGACCATTGTCTGCTGGCCCAAAAGGCGGCGAGGATGGTGGATGATCGACGGCTTCTGGGGATTGTGGAACACAATCTCGGCCACTTGAAAGGAATGAAACGTCAATACCGCGAGGCGGTGCAACATTACGAGAACAGTTTGATCTATAAAGAGGACGCCCCGCTGGATGCTCGGCTCATCACGCTTTTGTCGCTCGTGCGCGTGCATTGCGATGCCAAGCATTATCGCAAAGCGTCGATGGCTGTCGAGGAAGGGTGGAAACAGCTCGAACAAGCCCCTAACGGCGCGTCCGAGCATTATGAGTATTATTTGCATTTTTCCATTTACCGGCTGCTGTTGTCGGGCGAGGGGGAAGCGTTCGAGCGGCTGCTCAAGCACGAAGCCATTCCGTATTTTCAAAGGCGGAAAGAATACGAAGACGCCGCCTGCTATGCCGAATATTTGGCCGATTACTACGCGCGCTTGCGCCAGTACAAACAAGCGGCCCATTATTATCGGCTCAGTTGCGAGCTTTTGCGGAAACGGGAAAGGAGGTGA
- a CDS encoding rhodanese-like domain-containing protein, translating into MEEIKEITPAEVKEKLERGEKLNIVDVREDEEVALGMIPGAKHIKMGDIPDRLEEFDRNEEYIFVCRSGRRSENVCRYLQERGYRVCNMTGGMLEWEGETVPKR; encoded by the coding sequence ATGGAAGAGATCAAAGAAATTACCCCGGCTGAGGTGAAGGAAAAACTCGAACGCGGTGAAAAGCTGAACATTGTCGATGTGCGCGAAGACGAGGAAGTCGCCCTCGGCATGATTCCGGGCGCCAAGCATATCAAAATGGGCGACATCCCCGATCGGCTTGAGGAATTCGACCGCAATGAAGAATATATTTTCGTCTGCCGCTCCGGGCGGCGTAGCGAAAACGTCTGCCGCTATTTACAAGAGCGCGGCTACCGTGTTTGCAACATGACAGGCGGCATGCTTGAGTGGGAAGGGGAAACGGTGCCGAAACGATGA
- a CDS encoding MDR family MFS transporter, protein MPRALWWLLVGMALNVTGASFLWPLNTIYLHEQLGQPLVVAGAVLMLNSGGSVIGSLLGGMLFDRIGGFRTLVSGACLTMAALVGLGVWHGWPHYAVWLALVGIGNGVVFPAASAYVGAVWPEGGRRAFNALYVAQNIGVAAGSALGGVVASHSFALVFWANVWLYAAFLATVVIGLRRMPLPPLRRKERKRRTGDGAPRAHIRALVLLCAGYGLCWMSYVQWSTTIAAYTRELSIPVHHYSLLWTINGALIVLGQPLLAPLVRRFMPGMKRQIAIGFAVFTVSFAILFGADSLLQFATSMVVLTIAEMIVWPAIPAVVNELAPLGRAGFYQGIVNGTATAGRMIGPVLGGWVADAFGMKPLIGLLVAFALLAVGAALVYDRGLPKRAEEAGEKTAVTV, encoded by the coding sequence ATGCCCCGTGCTCTTTGGTGGCTGCTTGTCGGCATGGCGCTCAATGTCACAGGAGCGTCGTTTTTATGGCCGCTAAATACCATTTATTTGCATGAACAGCTCGGCCAGCCGCTCGTCGTAGCGGGAGCGGTGCTGATGCTCAACTCCGGCGGCAGCGTCATTGGCAGCTTGCTCGGCGGCATGTTGTTTGACCGGATCGGCGGGTTTCGCACGCTCGTGTCCGGAGCGTGCCTGACGATGGCGGCGCTTGTCGGTTTGGGCGTCTGGCATGGTTGGCCGCATTATGCCGTCTGGCTGGCGCTTGTCGGCATCGGCAACGGCGTCGTCTTTCCGGCGGCGTCGGCGTATGTCGGGGCGGTTTGGCCGGAAGGGGGACGGCGGGCATTCAACGCCTTGTATGTGGCGCAAAACATCGGCGTCGCCGCCGGCTCGGCGCTTGGCGGCGTTGTCGCCTCGCATTCGTTTGCGCTCGTGTTTTGGGCGAACGTTTGGCTGTATGCCGCTTTTTTGGCGACGGTCGTCATTGGGCTGCGGCGCATGCCGCTTCCGCCGCTGCGGAGAAAAGAGCGGAAGCGCCGAACGGGGGACGGGGCGCCCCGGGCGCACATCCGCGCCCTTGTCCTTCTTTGCGCCGGCTATGGATTATGCTGGATGAGTTACGTCCAATGGTCGACGACGATCGCCGCCTATACGCGCGAGCTTTCCATTCCGGTTCATCACTACAGCTTGCTTTGGACGATCAACGGCGCCTTGATCGTGCTCGGCCAGCCGCTGTTGGCGCCGTTGGTCCGCCGCTTTATGCCGGGGATGAAGCGGCAGATCGCCATCGGGTTCGCCGTTTTCACCGTCTCGTTTGCGATATTGTTTGGCGCGGATTCACTTTTGCAATTTGCGACGTCGATGGTTGTGCTCACGATCGCCGAAATGATCGTCTGGCCGGCGATTCCGGCGGTGGTGAACGAGCTGGCGCCGCTGGGGAGAGCCGGGTTTTACCAAGGGATCGTCAACGGCACGGCCACGGCTGGACGGATGATCGGGCCGGTCCTCGGCGGGTGGGTCGCCGATGCGTTCGGAATGAAACCGCTCATCGGATTGCTTGTCGCCTTCGCTCTGCTGGCCGTCGGCGCGGCGCTCGTGTATGACCGGGGGCTGCCGAAGCGGGCGGAAGAGGCGGGGGAAAAAACGGCTGTGACCGTCTAG
- a CDS encoding YtzC family protein, with product MATRQSVEEFLQRCEDVIRFAKEQYTEAQKQEHYNITEYTNAQQMLEQTVNDLAHLARSCNAQQREQLHRMRLQLEQLQNEMILLDR from the coding sequence ATGGCGACAAGACAATCGGTGGAAGAATTTTTGCAGCGGTGCGAAGACGTCATCCGCTTTGCGAAAGAACAATATACGGAAGCGCAAAAGCAAGAGCACTACAACATCACGGAATACACAAACGCCCAGCAAATGCTTGAGCAGACAGTTAACGATTTGGCTCACTTGGCGCGAAGTTGCAACGCCCAGCAGCGGGAACAGCTGCATCGGATGCGGCTTCAGCTTGAGCAGCTGCAAAACGAGATGATTTTGCTTGACCGATGA
- a CDS encoding class I SAM-dependent methyltransferase translates to MAIMNILPFARFLLDQAVNEGDIAVDATVGNGHDTVFLAELVGERGHVFGFDIQAEAIATARARLAEHGLDGRVTLFQTSHSLLLETLPDSVHGRIAGAVFNLGYLPGGNKQIATQPESTIQAVEQLLSILKPGGIIVLVVYHGHPEGKRERDALLDYVRFLDQRRVHALKYEFINRQNNPPFLIALENRADGSA, encoded by the coding sequence ATGGCCATCATGAATATTTTGCCGTTTGCCCGCTTTTTGCTTGATCAAGCAGTCAACGAAGGCGACATCGCCGTCGATGCGACAGTTGGCAACGGCCATGACACCGTCTTTTTAGCCGAGCTCGTCGGGGAGCGCGGGCATGTGTTTGGTTTTGATATTCAAGCCGAAGCGATCGCGACGGCCAGAGCCCGCCTCGCCGAACACGGGCTGGACGGGCGGGTGACGCTGTTTCAGACAAGCCATAGCCTGCTGCTCGAAACGCTCCCCGACTCCGTTCACGGACGCATCGCCGGCGCCGTGTTCAACCTCGGCTATTTGCCGGGCGGCAATAAGCAAATCGCCACCCAGCCGGAATCGACGATTCAAGCGGTCGAGCAGCTTCTTTCCATCCTAAAGCCGGGCGGCATCATCGTTCTTGTCGTCTACCACGGCCATCCGGAGGGAAAGCGCGAACGCGACGCGCTCCTTGATTACGTCCGCTTTCTTGATCAACGGCGCGTCCATGCCTTGAAATACGAATTCATCAATCGGCAAAACAACCCGCCGTTTTTGATCGCACTCGAGAATCGGGCGGATGGGAGCGCCTGA
- a CDS encoding tetraprenyl-beta-curcumene synthase family protein produces MVFAPEVNRLNIPKNPIALMKMVYRDVLPLVHRELAYWRRQAERIPDPELRRQALASIASKTFHCEGGSILALLAGENMEDCIRFIVAYQTISDYLDNLCDRSTSLDPLDFRALHDSMPDALTIGAEPSNYYRHRREQEDGGYLPALVRTCQEVLETVRHYETIAPFLHELAGYYCDLQVHKHVEASERVPRLEKWFAQYKDALPPMEWYEFSACSGSTLGIFCLVAYAFGESLPPEMARQVRDGYFPYIQGLHILLDYLIDQEEDRAGGDLNFCFYYPNETVMLERLCHFIEEADRHVGALPHSQFHRLIHRGLLGLYLSDAKVKKQRGLHRLARRLVRAGGAASMFFYWNGKAYRFWQEQQKRLSFS; encoded by the coding sequence ATGGTGTTTGCACCTGAGGTGAACCGATTGAACATTCCGAAAAACCCCATCGCCTTGATGAAAATGGTGTATCGTGACGTGCTTCCGCTTGTCCACCGCGAGCTTGCCTATTGGCGGCGCCAGGCCGAGCGCATTCCCGACCCGGAGCTTCGGCGCCAGGCCTTGGCGAGCATCGCGTCGAAAACGTTCCATTGCGAAGGCGGCTCCATTTTGGCGCTTTTGGCCGGAGAAAACATGGAGGATTGCATCCGCTTTATCGTGGCTTACCAGACGATCAGCGATTATTTGGATAATTTGTGCGACCGCAGCACCTCGCTCGATCCGCTCGACTTTCGCGCCTTGCACGATTCGATGCCGGACGCGTTGACAATCGGCGCCGAGCCGTCGAACTATTACCGACATCGCCGCGAACAGGAAGACGGCGGCTATTTGCCGGCGCTTGTCCGCACGTGCCAAGAGGTGCTCGAGACGGTGCGCCATTATGAGACGATCGCCCCATTTTTGCATGAATTGGCCGGATATTATTGCGACTTGCAAGTGCATAAACATGTCGAAGCGAGCGAGCGGGTGCCGCGGCTGGAGAAATGGTTCGCGCAATACAAAGACGCCTTGCCGCCGATGGAGTGGTATGAGTTTTCCGCCTGCTCCGGTTCGACGCTCGGTATTTTCTGCCTCGTCGCCTATGCGTTTGGCGAATCGCTGCCGCCGGAGATGGCGAGACAAGTGCGCGACGGTTATTTTCCATACATTCAAGGGCTGCACATTTTGCTCGACTATTTGATCGATCAAGAGGAAGATCGAGCCGGCGGCGATTTGAATTTTTGCTTTTACTATCCGAATGAAACGGTGATGCTTGAGCGGCTTTGCCATTTCATCGAAGAGGCCGACCGCCATGTCGGCGCCCTTCCGCACAGCCAGTTTCACCGCCTTATTCACCGAGGGCTTCTTGGGTTGTATTTGTCGGATGCCAAGGTGAAAAAGCAACGCGGTCTGCACCGGCTGGCGCGCCGGCTCGTCCGCGCCGGCGGGGCGGCGTCGATGTTTTTTTATTGGAACGGAAAAGCGTACCGCTTTTGGCAGGAGCAACAAAAACGGCTGTCCTTTTCGTAA
- a CDS encoding gamma carbonic anhydrase, which yields MIYPYKGKTPQIAASAFIADYVTITGDVVIGEETSIWFNTVIRGDVAPTVIGNRVNIQDNSILHQSPNNPLIIEDGVTVGHQVILHSAIVRKNALIGMGSIILDRAEIGEGAFIGAGSLVPPGKKIPPNTLALGRPAKVVRELTEDDIREMERIRREYVEKGQYYKALQQQRTSCADKKELP from the coding sequence ATGATTTACCCATACAAAGGCAAAACGCCGCAAATTGCCGCCTCCGCCTTTATCGCCGACTATGTGACGATCACCGGCGATGTCGTGATCGGCGAAGAGACAAGCATTTGGTTCAATACCGTCATTCGCGGCGATGTGGCACCAACGGTGATTGGCAACCGGGTCAATATTCAAGATAACTCAATTTTGCATCAAAGTCCAAACAATCCGCTTATCATTGAGGACGGGGTGACGGTCGGCCATCAAGTCATTTTGCACAGCGCCATCGTTCGCAAAAACGCGCTCATCGGCATGGGCTCAATCATTTTGGACCGCGCGGAAATCGGGGAAGGCGCGTTTATCGGCGCCGGCAGTTTAGTGCCGCCGGGCAAAAAAATTCCACCCAACACGCTCGCCCTCGGCCGACCGGCGAAAGTCGTCCGCGAACTGACGGAAGACGATATCCGCGAAATGGAGCGCATCCGCCGCGAATATGTCGAGAAAGGGCAGTATTACAAAGCGCTGCAGCAACAGCGGACATCGTGCGCCGACAAAAAAGAGCTACCGTGA
- the metK gene encoding methionine adenosyltransferase, which translates to MSAKRRLFTSESVTEGHPDKICDQISDAILDAILEKDPNARVACETSVTTGLVLVSGEITTSTYVDIPRIVRDTIREIGYTRAKYGFDADTCAVLTSIDEQSPDIAMGVDRALEAREGQMTDEEIEAIGAGDQGLMFGFACNETEELMPLPISLAHRLARRLAEVRKTDVLPYLRPDGKTQVTIEYDENGKPVRVDTIVVSAQHHPEITQEQIERDIKEQVIKPVVPAELLDENTNYFINPTGRFVIGGPQGDAGLTGRKIIVDTYGGYARHGGGAFSGKDPTKVDRSAAYAARYVAKNIVAAGLADKCEVQLAYAIGVARPVSISIDTFGTGKVSEDILIEVVRSNFDLRPAGIIKMLDLRRPIYKQTAAYGHFGRTDIDLPWERTDKATTLREQALALADK; encoded by the coding sequence ATGTCAGCCAAACGCCGCTTGTTTACTTCAGAGTCTGTGACGGAAGGACATCCGGATAAAATTTGCGACCAAATTTCTGACGCCATTTTGGATGCGATTTTGGAAAAAGATCCAAACGCCCGCGTCGCCTGCGAAACGAGCGTCACGACCGGGCTGGTGCTCGTGAGCGGGGAAATCACGACATCAACATACGTGGACATTCCGCGCATCGTCCGCGATACGATCCGGGAGATCGGCTACACGCGCGCCAAATACGGATTTGACGCTGATACGTGCGCGGTGCTGACGTCGATTGACGAACAATCGCCGGACATTGCGATGGGGGTGGATCGGGCGCTCGAGGCGCGCGAAGGTCAGATGACTGATGAGGAAATTGAAGCGATCGGCGCCGGCGACCAAGGATTGATGTTTGGGTTCGCCTGCAATGAGACGGAAGAATTGATGCCGCTGCCGATTTCGCTTGCGCACCGCTTGGCGCGCCGATTGGCGGAAGTGCGTAAAACGGACGTCTTGCCGTACTTGCGGCCGGACGGGAAAACGCAAGTGACGATCGAATACGATGAAAACGGCAAACCGGTGCGCGTCGATACGATCGTCGTTTCCGCGCAGCACCATCCGGAAATTACGCAAGAGCAAATCGAGCGCGACATTAAAGAGCAGGTCATCAAGCCGGTCGTGCCCGCGGAGCTGCTTGATGAGAACACGAACTATTTCATCAACCCGACAGGACGGTTTGTCATCGGCGGTCCGCAAGGGGATGCTGGGTTGACGGGGCGCAAAATCATCGTCGATACGTACGGCGGCTACGCCCGCCACGGCGGTGGCGCGTTCTCGGGCAAAGATCCGACGAAAGTCGACCGCTCGGCAGCGTATGCGGCCCGCTATGTCGCGAAAAACATCGTCGCGGCAGGACTGGCCGACAAATGCGAAGTGCAGCTCGCCTACGCGATCGGCGTCGCCCGTCCGGTATCGATTTCCATTGATACGTTCGGCACCGGCAAAGTGTCGGAAGACATTTTGATTGAGGTCGTGCGCAGCAACTTCGATCTCCGCCCGGCGGGCATCATCAAAATGCTTGACCTGCGCCGCCCGATTTACAAACAGACGGCTGCTTACGGCCATTTTGGGCGTACGGACATCGACTTGCCGTGGGAGCGCACTGATAAAGCGACGACGCTGAGAGAACAAGCGCTGGCGCTGGCGGACAAGTGA